A window of the Gemmatirosa kalamazoonensis genome harbors these coding sequences:
- the nhaA gene encoding Na+/H+ antiporter NhaA, translating into MTTSSRDTPVERAAPLAERLLAPLARFAGSASGGGVVLLAVTAVALAWANSPWAGAYHHLWETPIALTLGTHTFRATLHYLINDGLMAVFFFVVGLEIKREVLAGELATLRTAALPMIAALGGMVVPAALYTLVAHGTPAAAGWGVPMATDIAFALGALALIGRGLPTGLRVFLAALAVVDDLGAVLVIAVFYSGGVSWGALASAAAILVAALACNRAGVRRPWAYGALGITLWCAMIASGVHATIAGVLLALTIPARTRVDEPVFLAGARRALDDFDAAAMVTAADPDTTVLSNTAHHAAIEELETLCDHAQPPLVRIEHALHGPVTFGVMPIFALSNAGVSLDAAALGAAVASPAAIGAALGLVVGKPLGITLFSWLAVRARVAALPAGVTWGALTGVGFLGGIGFTMALFIAALAFPDSPLLEAAKTGVLVASLGAGVTGVVLLRRRSGVGA; encoded by the coding sequence ATGACGACGAGCTCCCGAGATACACCTGTCGAGCGGGCCGCACCGCTCGCGGAGCGCCTGCTCGCGCCGCTCGCACGCTTCGCCGGAAGTGCGTCGGGAGGCGGCGTCGTGCTGCTCGCCGTGACGGCGGTCGCGCTCGCATGGGCCAACTCGCCGTGGGCCGGCGCGTACCACCACCTGTGGGAGACACCGATCGCGCTGACGCTCGGCACGCACACGTTCCGCGCGACGCTGCACTATCTGATCAACGACGGCCTGATGGCCGTGTTCTTCTTCGTCGTCGGCCTCGAGATCAAGCGCGAGGTGCTCGCCGGCGAGCTCGCGACGCTGCGCACCGCGGCGCTGCCGATGATCGCGGCACTCGGCGGCATGGTGGTGCCGGCGGCGCTGTACACGCTCGTCGCGCACGGGACGCCGGCCGCGGCGGGCTGGGGGGTGCCGATGGCCACCGACATCGCCTTCGCGCTCGGCGCGCTCGCGCTGATCGGGCGCGGGCTGCCGACCGGCCTGCGCGTGTTCCTCGCGGCGCTCGCCGTCGTCGACGACCTCGGCGCGGTGCTCGTGATCGCCGTCTTCTACTCCGGCGGCGTCTCGTGGGGCGCGCTCGCCAGCGCGGCGGCGATCCTCGTGGCGGCGCTCGCCTGCAACCGCGCCGGCGTGCGACGGCCGTGGGCGTACGGTGCGCTCGGCATCACGCTCTGGTGCGCCATGATCGCCTCGGGCGTGCACGCGACGATCGCCGGCGTGCTGCTCGCGCTCACGATCCCGGCGCGCACGCGCGTCGACGAGCCGGTGTTCCTCGCCGGCGCGCGCCGCGCCCTCGACGACTTCGACGCGGCGGCGATGGTCACGGCGGCGGATCCCGACACGACGGTGCTCTCCAACACCGCGCACCACGCTGCGATCGAGGAGCTGGAGACGCTGTGCGACCACGCGCAGCCGCCGCTCGTCCGCATCGAGCACGCGCTGCACGGCCCGGTCACGTTCGGCGTGATGCCGATCTTCGCGCTCTCCAACGCCGGCGTGTCGCTGGACGCCGCGGCGCTCGGCGCCGCCGTCGCGAGCCCCGCGGCCATCGGTGCGGCGCTCGGCCTCGTCGTCGGCAAGCCGTTAGGCATCACGCTCTTCTCGTGGCTCGCCGTGCGGGCCCGGGTCGCGGCGCTGCCGGCGGGGGTGACGTGGGGCGCGCTCACGGGCGTCGGCTTCCTCGGCGGGATCGGCTTCACGATGGCGCTGTTCATCGCCGCGCTGGCGTTCCCCGACTCGCCGCTGCTCGAAGCGGCGAAGACGGGCGTGCTCGTCGCCTCGCTCGGCGCCGGGGTGACCGGCGTGGTGCTGCTCCGCCGACGGAGCGGCGTCGGGGCATGA
- a CDS encoding cation:proton antiporter yields the protein MSGEPHLGVTLVLLFVVATIVALVARRVRVPYTVALVIAGLGLGATHVIEAPPLTKELLFTLFLPGLLFEAAFHLEWREFWHDRVTLVALAVPGVVAAMAVIGVALVPTMRLLGVDGGTTAALGTHAVLLFAALISATDPVAVVALFRALAAPRRLTVVVEGESLLNDGTAIIFFTLALGALAGPVSLGGLALDFLYVVGVGVVVGGATGVAGAELIRRVDEPMLEIMVTTIVAYGSFIAADELRASGVIATVTAGMLGGSRVGRRGLSAPARVAVVTFWEYVAFALNSVVFLLIGLVVRVPALLASWRAIVAAYLVVTASRGIVTWALARLLPKRLELPSGWTPLLAWGGLRGALSMVLALAIPELVGARDTLVTITFGVVILSILLQGATIGPALRWLGVARESSHDSPYAVTRGALIAAHAALQELERTTGGGHDGDATAAEHHALAEEAIGHVRRAEGELAAALDRAPTRGVPHTRDDG from the coding sequence ATGAGCGGCGAGCCGCACCTCGGCGTCACGCTCGTCCTGCTGTTCGTCGTCGCGACCATCGTCGCGCTCGTCGCGCGACGCGTGCGCGTGCCGTACACCGTGGCGCTTGTCATCGCCGGGCTCGGGCTCGGCGCCACGCACGTCATCGAGGCGCCGCCGCTGACGAAGGAGCTGCTGTTCACGCTGTTCCTTCCCGGGCTGCTGTTCGAGGCCGCGTTCCACCTCGAGTGGCGCGAGTTCTGGCACGACCGCGTGACGCTCGTGGCGCTCGCCGTGCCCGGCGTCGTCGCCGCGATGGCGGTCATCGGCGTCGCGCTCGTGCCGACGATGCGCCTGCTCGGCGTCGACGGCGGGACGACCGCGGCGCTCGGCACGCACGCCGTGCTGCTGTTCGCGGCGCTCATCTCGGCCACCGACCCCGTCGCCGTCGTCGCGCTGTTCCGCGCGCTTGCCGCGCCGCGCCGGCTCACCGTGGTCGTGGAGGGGGAGAGCCTGCTGAACGACGGCACGGCGATCATCTTCTTCACGCTCGCGTTAGGCGCGCTCGCCGGACCGGTGTCGTTAGGCGGGCTCGCGCTCGACTTCCTCTACGTCGTCGGCGTCGGCGTCGTGGTCGGCGGGGCGACCGGCGTGGCCGGGGCGGAGCTGATCCGGCGCGTCGACGAGCCGATGCTCGAGATCATGGTGACGACGATCGTCGCCTACGGCTCGTTCATCGCCGCCGACGAGCTGCGCGCGTCGGGCGTCATCGCCACGGTCACCGCCGGCATGCTGGGCGGCAGCCGCGTGGGGCGGCGCGGCCTCTCGGCGCCGGCGCGCGTCGCCGTCGTCACGTTCTGGGAGTACGTCGCGTTCGCGCTGAACTCCGTCGTCTTCCTGCTCATCGGACTCGTCGTACGCGTGCCCGCGCTGCTCGCGTCGTGGCGCGCGATCGTCGCCGCGTATCTCGTCGTCACGGCGAGCCGCGGCATCGTCACGTGGGCGCTCGCGCGGCTCCTGCCGAAGCGCCTCGAGCTGCCGAGCGGCTGGACGCCGCTGCTCGCGTGGGGCGGGCTGCGCGGCGCGCTGTCGATGGTGCTCGCGCTCGCGATCCCGGAGCTCGTCGGCGCGCGCGACACGCTCGTCACCATCACGTTCGGCGTCGTCATCCTGTCGATCCTGCTGCAGGGCGCCACGATCGGCCCGGCGCTGCGATGGCTCGGCGTAGCCCGCGAGTCGTCGCACGACTCGCCGTACGCCGTCACGCGCGGCGCGCTCATCGCCGCCCACGCCGCGCTGCAGGAGCTCGAGCGCACCACCGGGGGCGGCCACGACGGCGATGCGACCGCCGCCGAGCATCACGCGCTCGCCGAGGAAGCGATCGGCCACGTGCGGCGCGCGGAGGGAGAGCTCGCCGCGGCGCTCGATCGCGCGCCGACGCGTGGCGTGCCGCACACTCGCGACGACGGTTGA
- a CDS encoding PAS domain-containing protein, whose translation MRKADQESTASPASAPGQAPAAAAGQTDDVERPRALPTSAEPIGEPSAGTVPPVTPAEALRVIADASAALADSLELDDVLAAVGRLAVPRFADVCVLDLAAGSAGEPARRAVMASAFDAEREAMVRDYLARHPAGELDPERARRLADGEPVLLRDLDDAHYRITARTPEQLALLRRFHPRDVVVAPLRASGRAIGAMSLTSTTPHAPSAAEVALVQELAHRVAQAVLNAQLYAAARRSETRLALALEGAAQGFWDWDLAAGRLWVDRQLCAMLGRKPEEFREDPEAWTRFMHPDDLPRARAALLDHLAARTPAFESEHRMLHADGSWRWILARGRVMERDGAGAPLRLTGTHTDVTARRQAAESREILARTVEASADVVKIFDPDGRVRYVNPAGLRLLGAASLDAVRGLAAEELVVPEDRARVEQARRDLLEGPGTWRGDYRLRPFDGRPPVHIDAFGFTVRDPDTGEVAAVACVARDLTEHDAAARERERLAEQARHAQRIESLGVLAGGVAHDFNNLLTVILSTLDLVRADLPRSHRVQADIDVMRTAAMRASQLTRQLLAFSRRQVMESKLLDLNAVVTESERLLRRLVGERIALDVSLAPQPLHVRADPVQLEQVLVNLVVNARDAVAERPDRADGSVTVETAMTTLAPDAAARLGLPVGRYACLTVRDTGVGMDEATRQHAFEPFFTTKPLGRGTGLGLAMVYGIVTQSGGTVRVESAPGRGSTFRALLPWADEIVERAPTTESAAAPRGRETVLLVEDEAAVRGIARRILERAGYTVYEARHGADALLVWREQGGARGKIDVLLTDIRMPELDGRELAAALRRERPGLPVVYVSGYAEPEPSRDTRDARDARPARDGERFVAKPFVAPDLQRALRQVLDAAENAA comes from the coding sequence ATGCGCAAGGCAGACCAGGAATCGACCGCGTCACCGGCGTCCGCGCCGGGCCAGGCACCCGCCGCCGCGGCGGGTCAGACGGACGATGTGGAGCGGCCGCGCGCGCTGCCCACGTCCGCGGAGCCCATCGGAGAGCCGTCGGCCGGCACCGTCCCGCCCGTGACGCCCGCCGAGGCGCTGCGCGTGATCGCCGACGCGAGCGCCGCGCTCGCCGACTCGCTCGAGCTCGACGACGTCCTCGCCGCCGTCGGCCGGCTCGCCGTCCCGCGCTTCGCCGACGTGTGCGTGCTCGACCTCGCGGCCGGCAGCGCCGGCGAGCCCGCGCGCCGCGCCGTCATGGCGAGCGCGTTCGACGCCGAGCGGGAGGCGATGGTGCGCGACTACCTCGCGCGTCATCCGGCCGGTGAGCTCGACCCGGAGCGTGCGCGCCGCCTCGCCGACGGCGAGCCGGTGCTGCTGCGCGACCTGGACGACGCGCACTATCGAATCACGGCGCGCACGCCCGAGCAGCTCGCGCTGCTGCGCCGCTTCCACCCGCGCGACGTGGTGGTGGCGCCGCTCCGCGCGAGCGGACGCGCGATCGGCGCGATGAGCCTCACCAGCACCACGCCGCACGCGCCGTCGGCGGCGGAGGTGGCGCTCGTGCAGGAGCTCGCGCACCGCGTCGCGCAGGCGGTGCTGAACGCGCAGCTGTACGCGGCGGCGCGTCGCAGCGAGACGCGGCTCGCCCTCGCGCTCGAGGGCGCGGCGCAGGGGTTCTGGGACTGGGATCTCGCGGCCGGCCGCCTGTGGGTCGATCGGCAGCTGTGCGCGATGCTCGGACGCAAGCCGGAGGAGTTCCGCGAGGATCCCGAGGCGTGGACGCGCTTCATGCACCCCGACGACCTGCCACGTGCGCGCGCCGCGCTGCTCGATCATCTCGCCGCGCGCACGCCGGCGTTCGAGTCGGAGCACCGGATGCTGCACGCCGACGGGAGCTGGCGGTGGATCCTCGCGCGCGGCCGGGTGATGGAGCGCGACGGCGCGGGCGCACCGCTGCGTCTCACCGGCACGCACACCGACGTCACCGCGCGCCGACAGGCGGCCGAGTCGCGCGAGATCCTCGCCCGCACCGTGGAGGCGAGCGCCGACGTCGTGAAGATCTTCGACCCCGACGGCCGCGTGCGCTACGTGAACCCCGCCGGCCTGCGCCTGCTCGGCGCGGCGAGCCTCGACGCGGTGCGCGGGCTCGCGGCGGAGGAGCTGGTGGTGCCGGAGGACCGCGCGCGCGTGGAACAGGCGCGTCGCGACCTGCTGGAGGGGCCGGGCACGTGGCGCGGCGACTATCGGCTCCGCCCGTTCGACGGCCGGCCGCCGGTGCACATCGACGCGTTCGGGTTCACGGTGCGCGATCCGGACACCGGCGAGGTGGCGGCGGTGGCGTGCGTCGCCCGCGACCTCACCGAGCACGACGCCGCGGCCCGCGAGCGCGAGCGGCTCGCCGAGCAGGCGCGCCACGCGCAGCGCATCGAGAGCCTCGGCGTGCTCGCCGGCGGCGTGGCGCACGACTTCAACAACCTGCTCACCGTCATCCTCAGCACGCTCGATCTCGTGCGCGCCGACCTCCCGCGGTCGCACCGCGTGCAGGCCGACATCGACGTGATGCGCACGGCGGCGATGCGCGCGAGCCAGCTCACGCGGCAGCTCCTCGCGTTCAGCCGGCGGCAGGTGATGGAGTCGAAGCTGCTCGACCTCAACGCGGTGGTGACGGAGTCCGAGCGGCTGCTGCGCCGTCTCGTCGGCGAGCGGATCGCGCTCGACGTCTCGCTCGCGCCGCAGCCGCTGCACGTGCGCGCCGACCCCGTGCAGCTCGAGCAGGTGCTCGTGAACCTCGTGGTGAACGCGCGCGATGCGGTGGCCGAGCGCCCCGACCGCGCCGACGGCTCGGTGACGGTGGAGACGGCGATGACGACGCTCGCCCCCGACGCCGCCGCGCGGCTCGGCCTCCCGGTCGGGCGCTACGCGTGCCTCACCGTGCGCGACACCGGCGTGGGGATGGACGAGGCGACGCGGCAGCACGCGTTCGAGCCGTTCTTCACGACGAAACCGTTAGGCCGGGGGACGGGGCTCGGGCTCGCGATGGTGTACGGCATCGTCACGCAGTCCGGCGGGACGGTGCGCGTGGAGAGCGCGCCCGGGCGCGGGAGCACGTTCCGCGCGCTGCTGCCGTGGGCCGACGAGATCGTGGAGCGCGCGCCGACGACGGAGAGCGCCGCGGCGCCGCGCGGGCGCGAGACCGTGCTGCTCGTGGAGGACGAGGCCGCGGTGCGCGGCATCGCGCGCCGCATCCTGGAGCGCGCCGGCTACACCGTGTACGAGGCGCGCCACGGCGCCGACGCGCTGCTCGTGTGGCGCGAGCAGGGCGGCGCGCGCGGCAAGATCGACGTGCTGCTCACCGACATCCGCATGCCGGAGCTCGACGGGCGCGAGCTCGCCGCCGCGCTGCGTCGCGAGCGGCCCGGGCTCCCGGTGGTGTACGTCTCCGGCTACGCGGAGCCCGAGCCGTCGCGCGACACGCGCGACGCGCGCGACGCGCGGCCGGCGCGCGATGGTGAGCGGTTCGTGGCGAAGCCGTTCGTCGCGCCGGATCTGCAGCGCGCGCTGCGGCAGGTGCTCGACGCGGCGGAGAACGCGGCCTGA
- a CDS encoding HEAT repeat domain-containing protein — MAAHELLHALTETLAAFADPMATQPDRVAALRAAARAARHGSLEISDGGGQVTVDGQLAPALALGEDAVMRAMRAHGIRRLVVRRHAGARDIAQLAGLLARQPSGSAAESGVALVRELDELRLWSVRLVPTEDASDAPLPDAVEAALKRLVGVNGAAVSDAVQALVSALTDAVKRDPAQRARTVAHAIARALVDAPEVAREAVREALRAQAATVPILVALADAVVATDERTRQDARTVFEAAGPAGPQGLVALLASASTIRQRRRCFDALIAVGGAVPALTAALFDAQWYVVRNAAQLLGELRAEEACGALERTLHHADTRVQVAAAAALEQIDTVTARAALQTMAADQSPEVRRIAARAFGGDTDGAGGPIAPGAQPVQRLIAALDRETDPETFLEQIRALGAVGTPDAIQRLLRLVSGSAHPPQPLAARLAALDALVHARGSAAVPMLRELRQDRDPAMRAAARRWVSSVAA, encoded by the coding sequence ATGGCCGCTCACGAGCTTCTCCACGCGCTGACCGAGACCCTGGCGGCGTTCGCCGATCCGATGGCGACGCAGCCGGACCGCGTCGCCGCCCTGCGCGCCGCCGCGCGGGCCGCCCGGCACGGCAGCCTCGAGATCAGCGACGGCGGCGGCCAGGTGACGGTGGACGGTCAGCTCGCGCCCGCCCTCGCGCTCGGCGAGGACGCGGTGATGCGCGCGATGCGGGCGCACGGGATCCGGCGGCTCGTCGTGCGGCGCCATGCCGGCGCGCGCGACATCGCGCAGCTCGCGGGACTGCTCGCGCGCCAGCCGTCGGGGAGCGCCGCGGAGAGCGGCGTCGCGCTCGTGCGCGAGCTGGACGAGCTGCGGCTGTGGAGCGTGCGCCTCGTGCCCACCGAGGACGCCAGCGACGCGCCGCTCCCCGACGCGGTGGAGGCGGCGCTGAAGCGGCTCGTCGGCGTGAACGGCGCGGCCGTGTCGGACGCGGTGCAGGCGCTCGTGAGCGCGCTCACCGACGCGGTGAAGCGCGACCCGGCGCAGCGCGCGCGCACCGTCGCGCACGCGATCGCCCGCGCGCTCGTCGACGCACCCGAGGTGGCGCGCGAGGCGGTGCGCGAGGCGCTGCGCGCACAGGCGGCGACGGTGCCGATCCTCGTCGCGCTCGCGGACGCCGTGGTGGCGACGGACGAGCGCACGCGGCAGGACGCGCGCACCGTGTTCGAGGCGGCCGGTCCGGCCGGGCCGCAGGGGCTCGTCGCGCTGCTCGCGTCGGCGAGCACGATCCGGCAGCGCCGGCGGTGCTTCGACGCACTGATCGCGGTCGGCGGCGCGGTGCCGGCGCTCACCGCCGCGCTGTTCGACGCGCAGTGGTACGTCGTGCGGAACGCGGCGCAGCTCCTCGGCGAGCTGCGGGCGGAGGAGGCGTGCGGGGCGCTGGAGCGTACGCTGCACCACGCGGACACGCGGGTGCAGGTGGCCGCCGCGGCGGCGCTGGAGCAGATCGACACCGTCACGGCGCGCGCCGCGCTGCAGACGATGGCCGCCGACCAGTCGCCCGAGGTGCGACGCATCGCGGCGCGCGCGTTCGGCGGCGATACCGACGGCGCGGGCGGCCCGATCGCGCCGGGCGCCCAGCCGGTGCAGCGGCTCATCGCCGCGCTCGACCGCGAGACGGACCCGGAGACGTTCCTGGAGCAGATCCGCGCCCTCGGCGCCGTCGGGACGCCGGACGCGATCCAGCGGCTGCTGCGTCTCGTGAGCGGCTCGGCCCACCCGCCGCAGCCGCTGGCGGCGCGCCTCGCCGCCCTCGACGCGCTCGTGCACGCGCGCGGCTCGGCGGCGGTGCCGATGCTCCGCGAGCTGCGGCAGGACCGCGACCCCGCGATGCGCGCCGCGGCGCGCCGCTGGGTGTCGTCGGTCGCTGCCTGA
- a CDS encoding DUF5985 family protein: protein MALVVYLLCALTSAACAVLLWRGYRRSRARLLLWSSLCFWGFCLNNVLLIVDVRTPDVDLSLWRSVPAAAGLALLLYGLVWDADA from the coding sequence ATGGCCCTCGTCGTCTACCTGCTCTGCGCCCTCACGAGCGCGGCGTGCGCGGTGCTCCTGTGGCGCGGCTACCGGCGGTCGCGGGCGCGGCTGCTGCTCTGGAGCTCGCTGTGCTTCTGGGGCTTCTGCCTGAACAACGTGCTGCTCATCGTCGACGTGCGGACGCCGGACGTGGATCTCTCGCTCTGGCGCTCGGTGCCGGCGGCGGCCGGGCTGGCGCTGCTGCTCTACGGCCTGGTGTGGGACGCCGATGCCTGA
- a CDS encoding DUF5985 family protein gives MPDERAVILLAGAMVTAYATAALFFVRFWRQSRDRLFALFAAAFVLLGAQRLALALLPEGPTSVVWPYVVRLAAFLLILAAVVDKNRR, from the coding sequence ATGCCTGACGAGCGCGCGGTGATCCTGCTCGCGGGGGCGATGGTGACGGCGTACGCGACGGCCGCGCTGTTCTTCGTGCGCTTCTGGCGGCAGTCCCGCGACCGTCTGTTCGCGCTGTTCGCGGCGGCGTTCGTGCTGCTGGGGGCGCAGCGGCTGGCGCTCGCGCTGCTGCCGGAGGGGCCGACGTCGGTGGTGTGGCCGTACGTGGTGCGGCTCGCGGCGTTCCTGCTGATCCTGGCCGCGGTGGTGGATAAGAATCGGCGGTGA
- a CDS encoding M1 family metallopeptidase, with product MAPGVSRALADYRAVRVAEVRYELRLDVSATGDAARASNGAPRAAPDTVRGHVVVRFRRAAPGDVILDFRGPRLANVRADGVALGTGAYTANGAHVRVPERALRSAVGGESVLEFDFSALAAPAGASVIRVHDAADRSDYLYTLLVPADANQLFPCFDQPDLKARTTLTLVVPRGWSAVSNGTLADSAADERTTTFRFAESRPISTYLIGFAAGPWARVERTAEGRPVTLYVRRSRLQELGADADSIIAANARAARWLETWFGVPFPFPKLDVVLAPAFPFGGMEHPGAIFYNENSFIYRERPTRPQLLGRASTIYHEVAHQWFGDLVTMRWFDDLWLKEGFATYMAAKVQAGLDPASDAWKTFYLRNKPIAYNVDRTLGTVPVWQALDNLDQAKSAYGPIVYNKAPGVLKQLDALVGDTAFRRGLHDFLSAHAYANATWRDLLASVGTAAGRSLGTWGEAYFLRPGMPVVTQTRGTDGVTLAQRASQPSLSGAAPWPIKTEVLFAGGGREVRVPVELRAATTRVPTPAAVPRPDVVFANAGDLAYAGVVLDSASARWALSFAGTVGDPLLRAMLWGTLWDEVRDARLDPARFVESVVAALPDERDEEIVPFLLGRLTRAVNAYLAPARRDRLLPAVERALRAGADDGARSYGVRKAHLDALVAVAGTPAALAALDSLLDRPEAAGAPLRAPTRWAIVTRLVAANASDAERRLAEETARDTTDPGRRSAFVAGAAHPTAAARRAYFSRYLDDPSLNEEWATGSLGAFDDPRAAALSQPYLRAALDTLPWLQRNRRIFYVNTWTDAFLSGQTSAESLGIVRAFLAARRDLPADLRRKVLQGADELERTVAIRRRWGSMSR from the coding sequence ATGGCGCCCGGCGTCAGCCGCGCGCTCGCCGACTACCGCGCCGTCCGCGTCGCCGAGGTCCGCTACGAGCTGCGCCTCGACGTCAGCGCCACCGGCGACGCCGCCCGCGCGTCGAACGGCGCGCCGCGCGCCGCGCCCGACACGGTGCGCGGCCACGTCGTCGTCCGATTCCGCCGCGCCGCGCCGGGCGACGTCATCCTCGACTTCCGCGGCCCGCGGCTCGCGAACGTGCGCGCCGACGGCGTCGCGTTAGGCACCGGCGCGTACACCGCGAACGGCGCGCACGTGCGCGTCCCCGAGCGTGCGCTGCGCTCGGCCGTCGGCGGCGAGAGCGTCCTCGAGTTCGACTTCTCGGCGCTCGCCGCACCGGCGGGGGCGAGCGTCATCCGCGTGCACGACGCGGCCGACCGGAGCGACTACCTGTACACGCTCCTCGTCCCCGCCGACGCGAACCAGCTCTTTCCCTGCTTCGACCAGCCCGACCTGAAGGCGCGCACGACGCTCACGCTCGTCGTGCCGCGCGGCTGGAGCGCGGTGTCGAACGGCACGCTCGCCGACAGCGCGGCCGACGAGCGCACGACGACGTTCCGCTTCGCCGAGTCGCGGCCGATCAGCACGTACCTCATCGGGTTCGCCGCCGGACCGTGGGCGCGCGTCGAGCGCACCGCGGAGGGGCGCCCGGTGACGCTCTACGTGCGCCGCTCGCGCCTCCAGGAGCTCGGCGCCGACGCCGACAGCATCATCGCCGCGAACGCGCGCGCCGCGCGGTGGCTCGAGACGTGGTTCGGCGTGCCGTTCCCGTTCCCGAAGCTCGACGTCGTGCTCGCGCCGGCGTTCCCGTTCGGGGGCATGGAGCACCCGGGGGCGATCTTCTACAACGAGAACTCGTTCATCTACCGCGAGCGTCCCACCCGCCCGCAGCTGTTGGGCAGGGCGTCGACGATCTATCACGAGGTCGCGCACCAGTGGTTCGGCGACCTCGTGACGATGCGCTGGTTCGACGACCTGTGGCTCAAGGAGGGGTTCGCGACGTACATGGCGGCGAAGGTGCAGGCCGGGCTCGACCCCGCGTCCGACGCGTGGAAGACGTTCTACCTGCGCAACAAGCCGATCGCGTACAACGTCGATCGCACGTTGGGCACCGTGCCCGTGTGGCAGGCGCTCGACAACCTCGACCAGGCGAAGAGCGCGTACGGCCCGATCGTCTACAACAAGGCGCCGGGGGTGCTGAAGCAGCTCGACGCGCTCGTCGGCGACACCGCGTTCCGGCGCGGATTGCACGACTTCCTCTCGGCGCACGCGTACGCGAACGCGACGTGGCGCGACCTGCTCGCGTCGGTCGGCACCGCGGCCGGTCGATCGTTAGGCACGTGGGGCGAGGCGTACTTCCTTCGCCCGGGGATGCCGGTCGTGACGCAGACGCGCGGCACCGACGGCGTGACGCTCGCGCAGCGCGCGTCGCAGCCGTCGCTCTCCGGCGCCGCGCCGTGGCCGATCAAGACGGAGGTGCTGTTCGCCGGCGGCGGGCGCGAGGTGCGCGTGCCGGTGGAGCTGCGCGCGGCGACGACGCGCGTGCCGACCCCCGCGGCGGTGCCGCGCCCCGACGTCGTCTTCGCGAACGCCGGTGACCTCGCGTACGCGGGCGTGGTGCTCGACTCGGCCAGCGCGCGGTGGGCGTTATCGTTTGCGGGGACCGTCGGCGATCCGCTGCTCCGCGCGATGCTGTGGGGCACGCTGTGGGACGAGGTGCGCGACGCGCGGCTCGACCCCGCGCGCTTCGTGGAGTCCGTCGTCGCGGCGCTGCCCGACGAGCGCGACGAGGAGATCGTGCCGTTCCTGCTCGGCCGCCTGACGCGCGCCGTGAACGCGTACCTCGCGCCGGCGCGCCGCGACCGGCTGCTGCCCGCCGTCGAGCGCGCGCTCCGCGCGGGGGCCGACGACGGCGCCCGCAGCTACGGCGTGCGCAAGGCGCATCTCGACGCGCTCGTCGCCGTCGCCGGCACCCCCGCGGCGCTCGCCGCGCTCGACTCGCTGCTCGACCGGCCGGAGGCCGCCGGCGCGCCGCTCCGCGCGCCGACGCGGTGGGCGATCGTGACGCGGCTCGTGGCCGCGAACGCGTCGGACGCCGAGCGACGGCTGGCCGAGGAGACGGCGCGCGACACGACGGACCCCGGACGCCGGTCGGCGTTCGTCGCCGGCGCGGCGCACCCCACCGCGGCGGCGCGGCGCGCGTACTTCTCCCGCTACCTCGACGATCCGTCGCTGAACGAGGAGTGGGCGACGGGGAGCCTCGGCGCGTTCGACGATCCGCGCGCCGCGGCGCTGTCGCAGCCGTACCTGCGCGCCGCGCTCGACACGCTGCCGTGGCTGCAGCGCAACCGGCGCATCTTCTACGTCAACACGTGGACCGACGCGTTCCTGTCGGGGCAGACGAGCGCCGAGTCGTTAGGCATCGTGCGCGCGTTCCTCGCGGCGCGGCGCGACCTGCCGGCGGACCTGCGCCGGAAGGTGCTACAGGGGGCGGACGAGCTGGAGCGGACCGTCGCGATCCGGCGGCGGTGGGGAAGCATGAGTCGTTAG